A single window of Syntrophotalea acetylenica DNA harbors:
- the lpxA gene encoding acyl-ACP--UDP-N-acetylglucosamine O-acyltransferase, with protein sequence MAIIHPTAIVDPSVHLADDVEIGPHVFIDADVAIGAGSRLMHGAHIGRWTTLGKGNQVFPGAVIGQSPQDIGYHGEEAYTVIGDNNIFREGVTVHRGNRENTSTIIGNNNYFMVNSHVAHNCRIGDHVIIVNGALLAGHVEVGHRAIISGNCQVHQFVRIGDYAMMRGGSGATKDVPPFCINDEMSWIRAVNLIGLRRNGFDTDRILAVKRAFKKIFRSGMRLEDAVNELDTAPATTPDVRMLIDFIRASKRGIGSGHGKIRE encoded by the coding sequence ATGGCCATTATCCATCCCACCGCAATCGTTGATCCATCGGTACATCTGGCGGACGACGTTGAAATCGGCCCCCATGTTTTCATCGATGCGGATGTCGCCATCGGCGCGGGCAGCCGTCTCATGCACGGCGCCCACATCGGCCGCTGGACAACCCTGGGCAAGGGCAACCAGGTCTTCCCGGGTGCCGTCATCGGGCAGTCCCCCCAGGATATCGGCTATCATGGCGAAGAAGCGTACACGGTCATCGGAGACAACAACATTTTTCGGGAAGGGGTTACCGTGCACCGCGGTAATCGGGAGAACACCTCGACCATCATCGGCAACAACAACTATTTCATGGTCAACAGCCATGTCGCCCACAACTGCCGCATCGGCGACCACGTCATCATTGTCAACGGCGCGCTACTCGCCGGGCATGTCGAGGTCGGCCATCGCGCCATCATCTCCGGCAACTGCCAGGTGCATCAGTTTGTGCGCATCGGCGATTATGCCATGATGCGGGGCGGCTCCGGCGCCACCAAGGATGTCCCGCCCTTCTGCATTAACGACGAAATGAGCTGGATCCGGGCCGTCAACCTCATCGGCCTGCGCCGCAACGGCTTCGACACCGACCGCATCCTGGCCGTCAAAAGGGCCTTCAAAAAGATCTTCCGCTCCGGCATGCGCCTGGAAGATGCCGTCAACGAACTGGACACCGCCCCGGCCACAACGCCCGACGTACGCATGCTGATCGATTTTATCCGCGCCTCCAAGCGCGGTATCGGCAGCGGCCATGGCAAGATCCGGGAGTGA
- a CDS encoding aldehyde dehydrogenase family protein: protein MTTIRNLIGGHWVAPANGAYGQSVNPAHDMEIVARYPLSEKEDVDRAVAAAAEAFPRWRSMPAPRRAEILFKAAEILSRRKHELGELVTREMGKVLPEGLGDVQEAIDMAYFMAGEGRRLQGETVPCELPNKDGKSIRVPLGVFALITPWNFPIAIPSWKVFAALICGNTVVLKPSSDTPLCAVTFAEALQQAGLPDGVLNLITGSGDTVGKALATHPDVQGISFTGSCAVGESLAGAAAELHRPIAMEMGGKNAILIMDDADLDLALEGVLWGAFGTTGQRCTAASRVIVHERVHDAFLERLARASANLSLGDGLDKGTDVGPLINRRAVNKVLNYIRIGVEEGACLHCGGKQASDGALAEGYFVEPTIFSEVLPGMRIAQEEIFGPVVAVMKCGSFEEGVAIVNGSRFGLSASVYTRNVNLAACAERDLETGLVYINASTIGAEIQLPFGGFKHSGSGHPEAGGRMGAIDFFSRIKVVYRDFSGRLQRAQIDIS from the coding sequence ATGACAACAATTCGCAATCTTATCGGCGGCCATTGGGTTGCGCCGGCAAACGGTGCATACGGTCAGAGTGTAAACCCTGCCCATGATATGGAAATCGTGGCGCGCTATCCTTTGAGTGAAAAGGAGGATGTCGACCGCGCCGTCGCGGCGGCTGCCGAAGCTTTCCCGCGATGGCGGAGCATGCCGGCACCGCGACGGGCGGAGATTCTGTTCAAGGCGGCGGAAATTCTCAGCCGGCGCAAGCACGAGCTCGGGGAACTGGTGACGCGGGAAATGGGCAAGGTGCTGCCGGAAGGTTTGGGCGATGTGCAGGAGGCCATCGATATGGCCTATTTCATGGCCGGCGAGGGGCGCCGGCTGCAAGGGGAAACGGTGCCCTGCGAACTGCCGAACAAGGATGGCAAGTCGATCCGGGTTCCTCTGGGGGTTTTCGCTCTTATCACCCCCTGGAATTTCCCGATCGCCATTCCTTCCTGGAAGGTGTTTGCCGCCCTGATCTGCGGCAACACCGTGGTACTCAAGCCTTCCTCCGATACGCCCCTGTGCGCCGTAACTTTTGCGGAGGCGTTGCAGCAGGCCGGCCTTCCGGACGGCGTTTTGAACCTGATCACCGGTTCCGGAGATACCGTCGGCAAAGCGCTGGCGACCCATCCGGACGTGCAGGGCATATCCTTTACCGGCTCCTGTGCCGTTGGCGAGTCGCTGGCCGGTGCAGCGGCCGAACTGCATCGTCCCATCGCCATGGAGATGGGCGGCAAGAACGCTATCCTCATCATGGACGACGCAGATCTCGATCTGGCCCTGGAGGGGGTGCTGTGGGGAGCTTTCGGTACCACCGGGCAACGCTGCACGGCGGCCAGTCGCGTCATTGTTCATGAACGGGTGCACGATGCCTTTCTTGAGCGCCTGGCGCGGGCCAGCGCCAATCTGTCGTTGGGCGACGGCCTGGATAAGGGCACCGATGTCGGGCCGCTGATCAACAGGCGCGCGGTGAACAAGGTTCTCAACTACATACGCATCGGGGTCGAGGAGGGGGCCTGTCTGCATTGCGGCGGCAAGCAGGCCTCCGACGGTGCGCTTGCCGAAGGTTATTTCGTCGAGCCGACAATTTTTTCAGAAGTTCTGCCAGGCATGCGCATTGCCCAGGAAGAGATTTTCGGGCCGGTGGTAGCTGTCATGAAATGCGGCTCCTTCGAGGAGGGGGTCGCCATTGTCAATGGCAGCCGTTTCGGCCTGTCGGCGTCGGTTTACACCCGCAATGTCAACCTCGCGGCATGCGCCGAAAGGGATCTGGAAACGGGCCTGGTCTATATCAATGCCAGCACCATCGGCGCCGAAATTCAACTGCCTTTCGGCGGCTTCAAGCATTCGGGCTCCGGCCACCCCGAGGCAGGCGGGCGGATGGGGGCTATCGATTTCTTTTCGCGAATCAAGGTCGTTTACCGCGATTTCAGCGGCAGGCTGCAAAGGGCCCAGATTGACATTTCCTGA
- a CDS encoding GTPase — protein sequence MRRRRILILGAGGRDFHNFNLLYRHRQDCEVLAFTASQIPFQQGRVYPAALAGALYPDGIPIIGEEPFGELVRRLAIDEAVFSFSDVSHQRLMEIASPILATPCDFRLVGAEHTMLKASLPVISVCAVRTGCGKSPVTRYICRHLLEAGQRPVVVRHPMAYGRLEHRAVQSFRHLDDLDAHQCTLEEREEYEPLLRLGVPLLAGIDYEAVLRAAEPAGNILIWDGGNNDTPFFFPDLDIVLVDPFRAGDELSYYPGYVNLRRAHLIVVSKRSEVPEANLDRLRRNLQSSVPETPLVQGDLQVSVASPEAVAGCRVLVVEDGPTISHGGMAFGAGVVAARRFGAGEIVDPRPYAVGSLARVYAEYPHIGAVVPAMGYSAAQLDDLRQTLAAVPCDLVLSATPVDLARLLVIDRPVLRVSYEFCDASSGTLRSAVNAMLHRLGITSTNR from the coding sequence ATGAGGCGTCGGCGCATATTGATCCTTGGGGCGGGGGGGCGGGATTTTCACAATTTCAATCTCCTTTACCGGCATCGGCAGGATTGCGAGGTGCTGGCCTTCACCGCGTCCCAGATTCCGTTTCAGCAGGGCCGGGTGTATCCTGCCGCGCTGGCCGGTGCCCTCTACCCCGACGGTATCCCGATTATCGGCGAGGAACCTTTCGGGGAACTGGTACGTCGCCTCGCCATCGACGAGGCGGTTTTCTCCTTCAGCGACGTATCCCATCAAAGGTTGATGGAGATTGCCTCCCCGATTCTCGCCACGCCATGTGATTTCAGGCTGGTTGGCGCCGAACATACCATGCTTAAAGCTTCGCTGCCCGTCATATCGGTGTGTGCGGTACGTACCGGATGCGGCAAGAGCCCGGTTACACGTTACATCTGCCGGCACTTGCTGGAAGCCGGTCAGCGCCCGGTGGTTGTGCGTCACCCCATGGCCTACGGCCGCCTCGAACATCGCGCCGTGCAGTCGTTCCGTCACCTTGACGATCTCGATGCCCATCAGTGCACCCTTGAGGAGCGTGAAGAATACGAGCCGCTGCTGCGCCTCGGTGTGCCGCTTTTGGCCGGTATCGATTACGAGGCGGTGCTGCGGGCTGCCGAACCGGCGGGCAATATCCTGATCTGGGACGGCGGCAACAATGACACGCCATTTTTCTTTCCGGATCTTGACATCGTGCTGGTTGATCCTTTCAGGGCGGGCGACGAATTGTCCTATTACCCGGGCTATGTGAATCTGCGCCGCGCCCATCTGATTGTCGTCAGCAAACGCTCCGAAGTGCCCGAGGCAAACCTCGACCGCCTGCGCCGGAATCTGCAGAGCTCGGTGCCCGAAACGCCGCTGGTGCAGGGCGACCTCCAGGTTTCGGTGGCGTCGCCCGAGGCAGTGGCCGGCTGTCGCGTGCTGGTCGTCGAGGACGGTCCCACCATTTCCCACGGAGGCATGGCCTTCGGAGCCGGCGTCGTTGCCGCACGGCGTTTCGGGGCCGGGGAAATTGTCGACCCGCGACCTTATGCGGTGGGCAGTCTTGCCCGGGTCTATGCGGAATACCCCCATATCGGTGCGGTGGTGCCCGCCATGGGCTACAGCGCTGCGCAACTGGACGATCTGCGGCAAACCCTGGCGGCGGTGCCATGTGATCTTGTTTTGTCGGCTACCCCCGTCGACCTGGCCCGGCTTCTGGTTATCGACAGGCCTGTTCTGCGCGTTTCCTATGAGTTCTGCGATGCTTCTTCCGGCACCCTGCGATCGGCGGTAAACGCTATGCTGCACCGTTTGGGCATAACCTCGACGAATCGCTGA